Part of the Exiguobacterium acetylicum DSM 20416 genome, GAATTATTCTATTTATGAAGTGTCTTTGAAGGAGTTAGAAAAAACGAATAAAATAAAAGAAGCTGTTGCGTTATGTGAAGGTAATGAAGACTGCCAAGAAATTCTAGAAGAACTTAACGAAATCATAGAAAAATCAATGGAATGGAACGAACCTCTAAATGGATATATTGTATCTCAATATTTAAGAGGATGGATACCTAAGTTTTGGTACTTCGATGAGTACTACTCTATTCCTTCACGAATTAGCATTTCTAAAATGAAGGCCCAGCAAATTGATGCTACTTTTACAAAAGAAGAGTTCAATACAGCAAAAGCTTTGTTTGATTTAGCTAATATAGAAATTGATGAATTAAATGATGCGGATAGCTTTGAAGCATTTATTTCTGAATTAGAGGCAACATCCAATGAGATTACTGACAAGTTTTTAGAGTATTGGACTACAAATCAGAATCTTGAAATTAAATTTGAAATAGAACCAATTACTACTTTTGATCCTAGTAATAGAACAATCATTAGACAAGACAAAATATTAAACATCAGGATTAGAAATACTAAGCATCGAGTTTCTTTGCCTCTTAAAAACAGAAGTAAAGGTTTCATTTGGTTCTTTTCTTTCTTAGTATGGTTTAGCAGAATTGAGAGTGAAAAAAACGATAGCTTCATCTTACTTCTCGATGAGCCTGGACTTAATCTTCATGCTTCTGCACAAAAGGATTTATTAACATTTATAGATAATGAACTATCTGAAAATTATCAAGTCATCTATACAACACATTCTCCGTTCATGATCGATTCTACAAAACTACATGAAGTTCGAACAGTTTATGATTCATTGGACGCTAAAAAAGGCAGTTTAATTTCTAGTGCTATTCAAGAAAAAGATTCAGAAACATTGTTTCCATTACAAGCAGCGTTAGGGTATGATATTGCTCAAAATCTGTATATATCTAAAAATAATCTTTTAGTTGAAGGACCAGCAGATCTTAT contains:
- a CDS encoding ATP-dependent nuclease → MKLKKVKINKYKSFLQEQNVDIEDKTTRLVGKNESGKTSFLEALAKFNYFEEDTEKEFNETFDFPKNELKSYQKKKDQVEVVECTFELLPYQLEEIEKDLGKGVFLSKEITVSVKYGSKLKSFGYVKSDEKKFLRNILKNYSIYEVSLKELEKTNKIKEAVALCEGNEDCQEILEELNEIIEKSMEWNEPLNGYIVSQYLRGWIPKFWYFDEYYSIPSRISISKMKAQQIDATFTKEEFNTAKALFDLANIEIDELNDADSFEAFISELEATSNEITDKFLEYWTTNQNLEIKFEIEPITTFDPSNRTIIRQDKILNIRIRNTKHRVSLPLKNRSKGFIWFFSFLVWFSRIESEKNDSFILLLDEPGLNLHASAQKDLLTFIDNELSENYQVIYTTHSPFMIDSTKLHEVRTVYDSLDAKKGSLISSAIQEKDSETLFPLQAALGYDIAQNLYISKNNLLVEGPADLIYITVMSSLLESIGRTSLTDVATIVPVGGLDKVSTFISLLRGSKLNIVCLLDSFTDQKGKRKVENMISQKIVKEKNIRFFDEFADIEGTYADIEDLFEKEEYLKLFNDAFEEYEDISIEQLGSNENQILKQINKKIGKSHFNHFRPANKLARMGVDSKFFTEQTLARFENMFKEINKLF